One Glycine max cultivar Williams 82 chromosome 4, Glycine_max_v4.0, whole genome shotgun sequence DNA segment encodes these proteins:
- the LOC100791459 gene encoding pentatricopeptide repeat-containing protein At1g09900: MDLVAPAEQVCSFHHFHITRARVSDNSISRPFVLYPDSSVSHHFSKLKATRSRKRLENRVSAVSKSEASGLNGRLQQIVSTPNGDLNVIGMESSPIGVNGSRSFEEFASNIHLRKLVRNGELEEGLKFLERMIYQGDIPDVIACTSLIRGFCRSGKTKKATRIMEILENSGAVPDVITYNVLIGGYCKSGEIDKALEVLERMSVAPDVVTYNTILRSLCDSGKLKEAMEVLDRQLQRECYPDVITYTILIEATCNDSGVGQAMKLLDEMRKKGCKPDVVTYNVLINGICKEGRLDEAIKFLNNMPSYGCKPNVITHNIILRSMCSTGRWMDAERLLSDMLRKGCSPSVVTFNILINFLCRKRLLGRAIDVLEKMPKHGCVPNSLSYNPLLHGFCQEKKMDRAIEYLEIMVSRGCYPDIVTYNTLLTALCKDGKVDAAVEILNQLSSKGCSPVLITYNTVIDGLTKVGKTEYAVELLEEMRRKGLKPDIITYSTLLRGLGREGKVDEAIKIFHDMEGLSIKPSAVTYNAIMLGLCKAQQTSRAIDFLAYMVEKGCKPTEATYTILIEGIADEGLAEEALELLNELCSRGFVKKSSAEQVVVKM; this comes from the coding sequence ATGGATTTAGTGGCACCAGCCGAACAGGTTTGCTCATTTCACCACTTCCACATAACCAGAGCTAGGGTTTCTGATAACTCCATTTCTCGTCCTTTCGTTCTATATCCTGATAGTAGTGTTAgtcatcatttttcaaaattgaaggCAACTAGGTCTAGAAAGCGTTTAGAAAATCGCGTTTCTGCTGTTTCCAAGTCCGAAGCTTCTGGTTTGAACGGTAGATTGCAACAAATTGTGAGCACCCCAAACGGGGACTTGAACGTCATAGGCATGGAATCTTCGCCCATTGGGGTGAACGGTTCCCGGAGCTTCGAGGAGTTTGCGAGTAACATTCATCTCCGGAAGTTGGTTAGAAATGGAGAGTTAGAGGAAGGGCTTAAGTTTCTGGAGCGCATGATTTACCAAGGAGATATCCCTGATGTCATTGCATGCACCAGTTTGATTCGCGGGTTTTGCAGGAGTGGAAAGACTAAGAAGGCCACAAGAATCATGGAGATTCTGGAGAATTCTGGTGCTGTTCCTGATGTGATAACTTACAATGTTTTGATTGGTGGTTATTGCAAATCTGGGGAGATAGACAAAGCCTTGGAGGTTTTGGAGCGAATGAGTGTTGCTCCGGATGTTGTTACTTATAACACAATTCTGCGTAGTTTGTGCGATAGTGGGAAGCTGAAGGAGGCAATGGAGGTTCTTGACAGGCAGCTGCAGAGGGAGTGTTATCCCGATGTGATTACTTACACAATTTTAATTGAAGCAACTTGTAATGATAGTGGCGTTGGTCAGGCGATGAAGCTGTTAGATGAGATGAGGAAGAAAGGGTGCAAACCCGATGTGGTCACTTACAATGTTCTTATCAATGGTATTTGCAAGGAGGGTCGGTTGGATGAGGCAATTAAGTTTTTGAATAACATGCCTTCGTATGGTTGTAAACCGAATGTGATTactcataatattattttgcgTAGCATGTGTAGCACTGGGAGATGGATGGATGCTGAGAGGCTGTTATCAGATATGCTTAGGAAGGGTTGTTCCCCTAGTGTTGTTACTTTCAATATCTTGATTAACTTCTTGTGCCGGAAACGATTACTGGGTAGAGCCATTGATGTCTTGGAGAAAATGCCAAAGCACGGTTGTGTTCCAAATTCCTTGAGTTACAATCCATTGCTTCATGGGTTTTGTCAAGAGAAAAAGATGGATAGGGCAATTGAGTATTTGGAAATAATGGTGTCTAGGGGTTGTTACCCAGATATAGTGACCTATAACACTTTGCTTACAGCACTATGCAAAGACGGGAAGGTGGATGCTGCAGTTGAAATACTGAATCAACTAAGTAGCAAGGGATGCTCTCCTGttttaattacttataataCAGTTATTGATGGTCTTACAAAGGTGGGAAAAACCGAGTATGCTGTGGAACTGTTAGAAGAGATGCGCAGAAAGGGTCTTAAACCTGATATAATTACATACTCTACACTGCTTCGGGGACTTGGTCGTGAAGGAAAGGTTGATGAGGCTATAAAAATTTTCCATGACATGGAAGGATTAAGTATTAAGCCCAGTGCTGTCACTTACAATGCAATCATGTTGGGACTTTGTAAGGCTCAGCAGACTAGTCGTGCAATTGATTTTCTGGCTTATATGGTAGAAAAAGGATGCAAACCTACCGAAGCTACATATACCATTCTTATAGAAGGCATTGCTGATGAAGGATTAGCCGAGGAAGCTTTGGAGTTGTTGAATGAGTTGTGCTCCAGAGGATTTGTGAAGAAAAGTTCGGCTGAACAGGTAGTAGTCAAGATGTAG